The Pedobacter africanus genome has a window encoding:
- a CDS encoding FecR family protein — MEERKIEILLNKYLQGTATAKERTAVEEWYLKFKETERPEITDTFVESSTDRIWQRLEAQFDLPEQTTTIPLHRRISTWAAAAAIVLVALAGLFYHYSNGSIAERPGLANQSDVAPGGNKAILTLANGKKISLNDAENGALAQQAGISISKTADGQLVYEPKALDKELSPKEISYNTVETPRGGQYQISLPDGTKVRLNAASSLSYPATFAGQDQRMVQLTGEAYFEVAKDKQHPFTVKSKGQEITVLGTHFNVNAYADEPAVKTALLEGSVKISAGTVAVVIRPGQQASLKNGNINIEEVNTSVMADWKAGKFRFKNEPLASILRRVSRWYDVEIVYSPGFKDMPTFTGSVSRFDNVSAVLKMLEETSDVKFSIEGKTIKVQ, encoded by the coding sequence ATGGAAGAACGTAAGATCGAAATATTGTTAAATAAATACCTGCAGGGTACGGCTACAGCTAAGGAAAGAACTGCTGTAGAAGAATGGTACCTGAAATTTAAGGAAACAGAACGGCCTGAAATCACCGATACCTTTGTGGAAAGTTCTACTGACCGGATCTGGCAAAGACTGGAAGCGCAATTTGACCTGCCGGAACAGACAACCACCATCCCGCTGCACAGAAGGATAAGTACTTGGGCAGCCGCTGCAGCAATTGTGCTGGTGGCCTTGGCCGGATTGTTTTATCATTACAGCAACGGCAGCATTGCGGAGCGTCCCGGGCTGGCAAATCAAAGCGATGTAGCGCCCGGAGGTAACAAGGCCATCCTAACCCTGGCCAATGGTAAAAAGATCAGCCTCAATGATGCTGAAAACGGTGCGCTGGCCCAACAGGCAGGCATCAGCATTTCCAAAACTGCCGACGGACAGCTGGTATATGAACCAAAAGCCCTGGATAAAGAACTGAGCCCTAAAGAAATCAGTTACAATACCGTAGAAACCCCGAGGGGAGGGCAGTACCAGATCAGCTTACCGGACGGGACTAAGGTCAGGCTTAATGCTGCTTCTTCACTTTCCTATCCCGCAACTTTTGCTGGACAAGACCAAAGAATGGTGCAGCTTACAGGAGAGGCCTATTTTGAAGTAGCAAAAGACAAACAACATCCTTTTACGGTAAAAAGTAAAGGCCAGGAGATAACCGTATTGGGTACCCACTTTAACGTGAACGCCTATGCCGATGAGCCTGCTGTAAAAACAGCCCTGCTGGAAGGGAGTGTAAAGATCAGCGCAGGAACAGTGGCGGTTGTGATCAGGCCAGGGCAACAGGCCAGCCTTAAAAACGGAAACATCAACATAGAAGAAGTAAATACAAGTGTTATGGCCGACTGGAAAGCCGGTAAGTTCAGGTTTAAGAATGAGCCGTTGGCCAGTATTTTAAGAAGGGTTTCGAGGTGGTATGATGTAGAGATCGTTTATAGCCCTGGTTTCAAAGATATGCCTACTTTCACCGGGTCAGTTTCCAGGTTCGACAATGTGTCTGCAGTGTTGAAAATGCTGGAAGAAACCAGCGATGTGAAGTTTTCTATTGAAGGAAAAACCATAAAAGTACAGTAA
- a CDS encoding SusC/RagA family TonB-linked outer membrane protein has product MRLIIIMLFASLMQVSAAGFAQRLTYAKKNATLEQVFQEIEKQTGFQVLYSNQKVNDAKKLDVDFRNSSVKEILDFCLKNEALTYKIEQKTILIKEKDPVVQIRMPIFPTEIRGQVTDAKKQPMAGVNIQVKGKRTGVISDGEGRYNIKVDDADVLVFSMVGFKPQEIAVKGMQLLNVTLLEDVGELEQLVITGYGKKKVSELTGALATVKGEDLRNVASASIVQNLKGKLAGLIVSDVGGDPASASSLNVRGVGSLGGTSSTQPLVVIDGLIQDMSNISSVAGAANILNLSPNDVESVTLLKDAASTALYGSRAANGVLVITTKTGAGLRSGKPQLNMEANYSWENPTFGKFRMMNSAERYELLSQAYTNDYKNQNPTKTDAEVQAYLATVMPDKTDALSHDTDWMREGYRTGQIQRYNLSMAGASEKFSYYGAATYHRERPIAVTDKFERYSIRVNTEYKPTSKLTINTGFNALYSPTQNSGLSNYRGALYKMMPWDYPKNADGSYRLGGSNEANWYSKGAFNPLYSTQEGFNYRYDKAYMGGLDARVSYSFNPWLEISSSNRITLTSSKNGFYVDPLDLASGRPGGSYSRNLTQNLNYITSNLLTFNKEFGLHQVKGLAGFEFNNVRNEVTGGSTTNITSGLFSLSQGTFQGISESIAEVSYLSYLSEANYSYDNKYFVSGSFRRDGSSKFGINNKYGNFYSVGGSWTVSNEAFLKHNKTLTNLRLRASHGTTGNADPVGAYSIYGVYNFITGTSQYDGKPGIVPGANDNNPDLHWEVQRMNNIGLNIGLWNRLNLAIDLYDKANTNILRTVQAPISSGVSGVVKNIGKVSNKGIELDLNSLNIDGKVKWTTNLNLAFNRNKVLYLTDVPSILPTTGGFVIAPGYAIGTIYGIVYKGADPDSGKPSYEVRNADGSKGSTLNIKEATLQILDSQQPDFSGGISNSVNYKGFTLSVLANFITGLKVNNDLRGYIFGPLEIDGASKTVNNTALPAGQTRWQKKGDIAFAPAATLNGYPEANGYTTTRFIDNASFFRLRNVRLTYDLPSNWLNKAKIGKASFFVAADNVFTITKFTGLDPEVGGGSFENSAKYPINRKITLGLNMTL; this is encoded by the coding sequence ATGAGACTGATCATAATTATGCTTTTTGCCAGTTTAATGCAGGTCAGCGCTGCCGGCTTTGCACAAAGGCTTACCTATGCCAAAAAGAATGCTACACTGGAGCAGGTTTTTCAGGAAATTGAAAAACAGACGGGCTTCCAGGTGTTGTACTCCAACCAGAAAGTAAACGATGCCAAAAAACTGGATGTGGATTTCAGGAACTCCAGTGTAAAAGAGATCCTTGATTTTTGTTTGAAAAATGAAGCTTTAACCTATAAGATTGAGCAGAAAACCATCCTGATCAAAGAAAAAGACCCGGTTGTTCAAATCCGGATGCCTATTTTTCCAACCGAGATCAGGGGGCAGGTAACAGATGCCAAAAAACAGCCTATGGCCGGTGTAAACATCCAGGTAAAAGGAAAAAGAACAGGGGTGATTTCAGATGGCGAAGGCCGTTATAACATCAAAGTGGATGACGCTGACGTGTTGGTGTTCAGTATGGTAGGCTTTAAACCCCAGGAAATTGCCGTGAAGGGCATGCAATTGCTGAATGTGACCTTGCTGGAAGACGTTGGCGAACTGGAACAGCTGGTAATTACCGGGTACGGTAAAAAGAAAGTCAGTGAGCTGACAGGTGCCCTGGCCACTGTGAAAGGAGAAGACCTGAGAAATGTTGCTTCTGCTTCGATTGTCCAGAACTTAAAAGGAAAACTGGCAGGCCTGATTGTGAGCGACGTTGGCGGAGATCCCGCCAGTGCCTCCAGTTTAAACGTAAGAGGTGTAGGCTCCCTGGGCGGAACTTCTTCTACACAGCCCCTTGTCGTAATTGACGGGTTGATCCAGGATATGAGCAATATCTCAAGCGTTGCAGGTGCGGCGAACATCCTCAACCTGAGCCCGAATGATGTGGAATCGGTTACCTTGTTAAAGGATGCAGCTTCAACTGCTTTATACGGATCAAGGGCCGCAAATGGGGTATTGGTCATTACCACCAAAACAGGGGCAGGACTGCGTTCGGGCAAGCCACAGCTCAACATGGAAGCAAACTATAGCTGGGAAAATCCTACGTTTGGCAAATTCAGGATGATGAACAGTGCAGAGCGTTATGAATTATTGAGTCAGGCCTATACCAACGATTATAAAAATCAGAACCCGACTAAAACCGACGCCGAAGTACAGGCTTACCTCGCAACGGTGATGCCGGATAAGACTGACGCCTTGTCGCACGATACAGACTGGATGCGCGAAGGTTACCGAACCGGGCAGATCCAGCGTTATAACCTGTCTATGGCCGGCGCTTCCGAAAAATTCAGTTATTATGGAGCGGCAACCTACCACAGGGAACGTCCTATAGCTGTGACCGATAAATTTGAACGCTACAGCATCAGGGTCAATACTGAGTATAAACCTACATCTAAACTGACCATCAATACGGGTTTCAATGCACTGTATTCACCAACCCAGAACTCAGGTCTGAGCAATTACCGCGGGGCATTGTATAAAATGATGCCCTGGGATTATCCAAAAAATGCCGATGGGAGCTATCGTTTGGGTGGTAGCAATGAAGCCAACTGGTATTCGAAGGGTGCATTTAACCCGCTTTACAGTACACAGGAAGGCTTCAATTACCGTTACGACAAGGCCTACATGGGCGGTTTGGATGCGAGGGTAAGCTACAGTTTCAATCCATGGCTGGAAATCTCCAGTTCCAACCGGATTACCCTAACAAGCTCTAAAAATGGCTTTTATGTTGACCCCCTTGACCTAGCCTCTGGCCGTCCGGGAGGATCTTATTCCAGGAACCTTACCCAAAACCTGAACTACATTACTTCCAACCTGCTGACTTTCAATAAAGAATTTGGCCTGCACCAGGTGAAAGGCCTTGCCGGTTTTGAGTTCAATAATGTCCGTAATGAGGTAACGGGTGGAAGTACCACAAACATTACCTCGGGCCTTTTCTCATTAAGTCAGGGCACTTTCCAGGGAATATCGGAGAGTATTGCAGAGGTTTCTTATTTATCGTACCTGTCTGAAGCAAATTATAGTTATGATAACAAATATTTTGTATCCGGATCATTCAGAAGGGATGGATCTTCAAAATTCGGCATCAATAACAAATACGGTAATTTTTACTCTGTAGGTGGCTCCTGGACCGTAAGCAATGAAGCTTTTTTAAAGCACAATAAAACACTGACCAATCTACGTTTAAGGGCAAGTCATGGTACCACGGGTAATGCCGATCCGGTTGGTGCTTACTCAATTTATGGGGTATACAATTTTATTACCGGCACTTCACAGTATGATGGGAAACCCGGTATCGTACCTGGGGCCAACGACAATAACCCTGACCTGCACTGGGAGGTACAGCGCATGAACAATATCGGTTTGAACATCGGCTTATGGAACCGTTTAAACCTGGCCATCGACCTGTATGATAAAGCCAATACCAATATTTTAAGGACCGTTCAGGCCCCGATCAGCAGTGGTGTTAGCGGTGTGGTAAAAAACATAGGAAAAGTTTCCAATAAAGGCATTGAGCTAGACCTCAACTCGCTTAATATCGACGGGAAGGTAAAATGGACTACCAATCTCAACCTGGCCTTTAACCGCAATAAGGTGCTTTATTTGACAGACGTGCCTTCAATTTTACCCACTACCGGTGGTTTTGTGATTGCCCCGGGTTATGCCATTGGTACCATTTATGGCATTGTATATAAAGGGGCAGACCCCGATAGCGGTAAACCATCGTACGAAGTACGGAATGCAGATGGCAGTAAAGGCAGCACCCTGAACATCAAGGAAGCTACGCTGCAGATCCTGGATTCCCAGCAGCCTGATTTTTCGGGTGGTATCAGCAATTCGGTCAACTACAAGGGCTTTACCTTGAGTGTACTGGCAAATTTCATTACCGGACTTAAAGTAAACAACGACCTGCGCGGTTATATATTTGGCCCCCTGGAAATAGACGGTGCCTCAAAAACAGTAAACAATACGGCACTTCCTGCAGGGCAGACCCGCTGGCAGAAAAAAGGCGACATTGCCTTTGCACCTGCGGCTACCCTAAATGGTTACCCGGAAGCCAATGGTTATACCACCACCCGGTTCATAGACAATGCAAGCTTTTTCAGGCTACGCAACGTAAGGCTAACTTATGATTTGCCCTCTAATTGGCTGAATAAGGCTAAAATAGGCAAAGCCTCGTTTTTTGTTGCTGCTGATAATGTTTTCACCATTACCAAATTTACAGGGCTGGACCCGGAAGTTGGGGGAGGAAGCTTTGAGAATAGTGCAAAATATCCGATCAACAGAAAAATCACTTTAGGACTTAACATGACCCTGTAA
- a CDS encoding RagB/SusD family nutrient uptake outer membrane protein has protein sequence MKKIHNYSLLLLTLLLLAACSEKLDLRPETSMDTDKALSGETNLKLATSGNYSLLNDFDYISAYFHMAESPVDNVEATSVFDPGGTRQYGAYSYVHFPTMANSTRLYTNAYKLVRGVNNVIAAIPDDASPALLQLKGENLFLRAIAYHSMVKIFGRPYVQNNGNNPAVPIIDKPMPTLERPAKRHTVKEVYDFMVADLLKAEAMMTIDANNNAFASKYAAQAMLSSLYLNMGNNAKAIEYADKVIAATAKFTLVQGDAYKGYFATNHSTDKETIFCIKNLDGTGSGFYYYNQSYTVEKFAAVSKPLWDLLNEGTGDLRKNFYKALKTADGTTWNFTTKFVQNPAVNTTEKVSSPPIYRLAEMYLNRAEANAKLNNGQLALDDVNTIRRRAGLTGTDLYALGSLRGRSTVLQVVLDERRLEFAFEGGQRRDDLLRNNLPMIRTYGKAGQPGSNITVQPTDARVVYFLPLSETNGVTNSLEQNP, from the coding sequence ATGAAAAAGATTCACAATTATAGTTTACTGCTTTTAACCTTACTGTTACTGGCAGCATGTTCCGAAAAGCTGGACCTACGCCCCGAAACCAGCATGGATACCGATAAGGCACTTAGCGGCGAGACGAACCTGAAGCTGGCCACCAGCGGTAATTATAGCTTACTGAACGACTTCGATTACATCAGCGCATACTTTCATATGGCAGAGTCTCCGGTAGATAATGTAGAAGCTACTTCCGTTTTTGATCCGGGGGGTACCAGGCAGTACGGTGCCTATTCCTATGTTCATTTTCCAACCATGGCAAATTCCACCCGGTTATATACCAATGCCTATAAATTGGTAAGGGGTGTCAATAATGTCATTGCTGCAATCCCCGATGATGCCAGCCCTGCTTTGCTGCAGCTGAAAGGTGAAAACCTTTTTTTGAGGGCCATAGCTTATCATTCCATGGTTAAAATATTTGGCCGGCCATATGTACAGAATAACGGGAACAACCCTGCTGTGCCGATTATTGACAAACCCATGCCAACACTGGAACGCCCTGCCAAACGCCATACCGTTAAAGAAGTTTACGATTTTATGGTGGCAGATCTGCTGAAAGCAGAGGCCATGATGACCATAGATGCCAATAACAATGCCTTTGCTTCCAAATATGCCGCGCAGGCCATGCTGTCGTCATTATACTTAAATATGGGTAATAATGCAAAAGCCATAGAATATGCCGATAAAGTAATTGCTGCAACAGCTAAATTTACCCTGGTGCAGGGAGATGCTTATAAAGGTTACTTTGCCACCAACCACAGTACCGACAAAGAAACCATTTTCTGTATCAAGAACCTGGATGGGACCGGTAGTGGCTTTTATTACTATAACCAGAGTTATACTGTAGAAAAGTTTGCTGCAGTTTCAAAGCCTTTATGGGATTTGCTGAACGAAGGAACCGGAGATCTGCGGAAGAATTTTTATAAAGCCCTAAAAACAGCCGATGGCACAACCTGGAACTTTACCACCAAGTTTGTGCAGAACCCGGCAGTGAATACTACCGAAAAAGTAAGCTCTCCGCCAATTTACCGCCTGGCAGAAATGTACCTGAACCGTGCAGAAGCCAATGCAAAACTCAATAACGGACAGCTTGCCCTTGATGATGTAAACACCATCCGCAGGCGTGCCGGGCTTACCGGAACCGACCTTTATGCACTTGGCAGTCTGCGTGGCCGCAGCACCGTTTTGCAGGTCGTTTTAGACGAACGGCGTTTAGAATTTGCTTTTGAAGGAGGACAACGCAGGGACGACCTGCTGCGCAACAACCTGCCGATGATCAGAACTTACGGCAAAGCAGGGCAGCCAGGATCGAACATTACCGTACAGCCCACCGATGCCCGGGTGGTTTATTTCCTGCCTTTAAGTGAAACCAATGGCGTTACCAATTCCTTAGAACAAAACCCTTAA
- a CDS encoding TlpA disulfide reductase family protein → MKFYCISLKSLLPVLLIFSSLTGFGQQKDSFTLSGKITNQDYDFVYLKYTGPAGQRVSDSAKISNGNFQFKGRISEPTVVFLNGKMKSQSMDDPNFTSIFLEPAFMTINLKAGDFKNAELKGSVSQDQQKALDKLKAPIRKEMEPVLEAYRKEKNHEKAAEIREQFEPFNARMDKVDFAFFAAHPDSYVTPYMMRFKIAGLNTAAAKKIYNSWTKRIQQSSYGKYIAEEIKKLESGSPGSKAADFTAKDINGEQLSLSDFKGKKYVMIDFWASWCVPCRKGNPHLISVYHKYKEKGFEIIGVANDDNAVEAWKKAVEQDKIGIWKHVLSGYNRNASEAEKAAYINERYGIHTLPTKILIDKNGTIIGRYGGGGEDDAAMDKKLEEIFR, encoded by the coding sequence ATGAAATTCTATTGTATAAGCTTAAAAAGCCTGCTCCCGGTGCTGCTGATATTCAGCAGCCTTACCGGATTTGGGCAGCAAAAAGACAGTTTTACCCTTTCGGGGAAAATAACCAACCAGGATTATGATTTTGTTTATCTGAAATACACCGGCCCCGCGGGCCAACGGGTGTCGGACAGCGCTAAAATCAGTAATGGCAATTTTCAGTTTAAAGGGCGTATAAGCGAACCTACTGTTGTCTTCCTGAATGGAAAAATGAAAAGCCAGAGTATGGACGATCCTAATTTTACCAGTATATTTCTGGAACCTGCCTTCATGACCATTAATTTGAAAGCAGGGGATTTCAAAAATGCTGAGCTCAAAGGTTCTGTAAGCCAGGATCAGCAAAAGGCCCTGGATAAGCTTAAAGCGCCGATAAGAAAAGAAATGGAGCCTGTTCTGGAGGCTTACAGGAAGGAAAAAAACCACGAAAAAGCTGCTGAGATCAGGGAGCAGTTTGAGCCTTTCAATGCAAGAATGGATAAAGTAGATTTTGCCTTTTTTGCTGCGCACCCTGATTCCTATGTAACGCCATATATGATGCGTTTTAAGATTGCCGGCCTGAATACAGCAGCGGCAAAGAAAATCTACAACAGCTGGACCAAACGCATTCAGCAAAGCAGCTATGGTAAGTATATTGCTGAGGAGATCAAAAAACTGGAAAGTGGGTCTCCAGGCAGTAAAGCTGCAGATTTTACAGCAAAAGATATCAATGGTGAACAGCTGAGCCTTTCAGATTTTAAAGGCAAAAAATACGTCATGATTGATTTCTGGGCCAGCTGGTGTGTGCCCTGCCGTAAAGGCAATCCCCACCTGATCTCGGTGTACCATAAATACAAAGAAAAAGGTTTCGAGATCATTGGTGTAGCAAACGATGATAATGCCGTTGAAGCCTGGAAAAAAGCGGTGGAGCAGGATAAAATCGGAATCTGGAAGCATGTGCTGAGCGGTTATAATCGCAACGCCAGTGAGGCTGAAAAAGCGGCATACATTAATGAGCGTTATGGGATCCATACTTTACCGACAAAAATCCTGATCGATAAAAACGGGACCATTATAGGCCGCTATGGCGGGGGCGGAGAAGATGATGCCGCAATGGACAAAAAACTGGAAGAGATTTTCCGGTAA
- a CDS encoding alpha/beta fold hydrolase has product MNTANSQTGKYATVNGLHMYYEIHGTGKPLVLIHGAASTIQTTFGRILPALAKAHQVIGVELQAHGHSDNRDGRQITFEQDADDVAELLRQLKVEKADIFGFSNGGTTALQIAIRHPQLVNKLIVASSMYKRAGVPPAFWEGMKNAKFEDMPEPYVSTFKAINPSREALDIMFNQCAHRMQQFTDIPDKSIAAIQNQTLILIGDQDVSTPEHAVELSRRLPHARLAIIPGGHGTYMGELTTLKEANNPPVALPVILDFLK; this is encoded by the coding sequence ATGAACACAGCAAACTCACAAACAGGAAAATACGCCACAGTAAATGGTTTACACATGTATTACGAAATACATGGAACAGGTAAACCCCTGGTACTGATACATGGTGCCGCATCTACCATACAAACTACTTTTGGCAGGATATTGCCTGCACTGGCCAAAGCACACCAGGTTATTGGGGTTGAACTGCAGGCCCATGGCCACAGCGATAACCGCGATGGCAGACAAATCACGTTTGAACAGGATGCCGACGATGTAGCGGAACTATTGAGGCAACTGAAGGTTGAAAAAGCTGATATTTTTGGTTTCAGCAATGGGGGCACCACTGCATTGCAAATTGCAATACGGCACCCGCAGCTGGTAAATAAGTTAATCGTTGCCTCATCCATGTATAAACGGGCAGGGGTCCCTCCAGCATTCTGGGAAGGCATGAAAAATGCAAAATTTGAGGACATGCCTGAACCTTATGTCAGCACATTTAAGGCCATCAATCCAAGCAGGGAAGCATTGGATATTATGTTTAACCAATGTGCACACAGGATGCAGCAGTTTACTGATATTCCAGACAAATCCATAGCAGCCATACAAAATCAGACTTTAATCCTTATTGGTGATCAGGATGTGTCTACACCTGAACATGCAGTAGAACTGTCACGCCGTTTGCCGCATGCCAGGCTTGCTATTATTCCGGGTGGACATGGCACTTACATGGGTGAACTGACCACATTAAAGGAGGCAAATAATCCGCCTGTGGCCCTGCCTGTTATACTGGATTTTTTAAAATAG